The Streptobacillus canis DNA window TTAATCTCTATACTAATATATTTTAAGCTCGAAATATATTTCACTAATTCTATTAATAAAGAATAATATTTTTCTACTAAAAAAGAAAAAGTATATATTCCAAAAAGAGAAAGTATAAAGTTAATAAAAAACATTTCTATCATAAGTGTAAATACAGGTATCATAACTAAATTTGCTATAAATGTGAAAATAGGAATATTCTTAGAAAAATAGTAATTAAAGGGCAAAAGTGCTATTTGTATGCACAAATTAAAATAAATATATTTAAAATAGCTCGAATGATTACTAGCTTTTATTAATGGATAGATAAATATAATTACAAAAACAGACATAAATGTAAATACAAATCCTGAATCAAATATGTTTGAAAAATTATACAATAACAATACCAACAAACTAACTATATATACATCACTATTATTTAATCCAAAAAAAGATAAAAACTTCATCAAATATACTCTTCTTACTGAAGCTGAAAAACCTATCAAAAAACTATATATAGTAATAAAAATAAAAGAAAGGTATTTATCTTTTATTATCCCTGCAATTAATGCAATATGTAATCCAGAAATTGTAATCAAATGCATTATTCCAATATATGAAAATTTTTTTATTAAACTTTTATCAAGTTCACTTTTATCTCCAATAATAACAGCCTTGGCTAATGCCTTAGTTTCATAGTTTTCATATGATTTGTCTATAACTCCTATAATATATTGTCTATATCTATTAAAATATCCTGGTTTAGAAGATAAAACATGTCCTTTTTTCTCATTTTCCCATACATATAGTAAATTATACATTCCAAACTTTAAATTTTCATTATTTTTCAAATATATTTTCCTATCAATAAATTTCCCATTAATTTTTATTACTTCCATACTTTTACCACTTACTTTAACATTTACCGAATATATTAAACCGTATTGAATATCTCTAATATCAAATCTCGAATAATAGAAAAAAGAAAATAGAATAAATATACAAAAAACATATAAATATTTTTTCATATACTTACACCTTTAACATTTATTACAGGATAAGAAAGACTATTACTATTATCAAATGATATCTCTGCAAGTAATTTCCCAGATTTATCTAATATTATCAAAGTAAAGCCCTTATTTAAATTTCCTTTTTTGGTAAAATATCTTTCAAAATTATCACTTTCAGACTTATTTTTACTTAAATATTTAAAATCTTTAGATAAATTAATTCTACTTTTCCCAAATAATATTTCCCTATTTTCTAAATCAAAATATATAGGAATATATTCTTCTAATATTTCTGATCTCTTTTGATATTTTCTAAATACCGATGTTATCTCTATAACCTCTTTTTTTAGTTTCTCTTTTTCTAAAAATCTTAGATATGATCTTGATGATAAAAAAAATGTAATCAAAATTAAAGATATGTAAATTACTACCTCAATTAATGTAATTCCCCTATTTTTCATATTACCTCCCTTTTTAATTATATCTTAATTTTTAATAAAAGTAAATAAAAATCCTTGAGGTTGTTCCCCAAGGATATTATTCTTCTTTATAGTCCATTTTAGATAATCTTTGATAATAATTCCATGTATCTTTAGAATTATTCATATTAGTTTCAAATAGCTCTTTTGCCATTTCTGGATTAGTCTTCATAAGTGATGTAAATCTAGTTTCACTCATTAAGAAATCCATATATTTATCCCAATTTGGTTTTCTACTATCTAATTGTAATGGATTTTTTCCTGTTTTAGCTCTTCTTGGATCAAATCTTAATAATGGCCAATATCCTACTTCTGTAGCTAATTTTTCCTGTTCATTAGCTACTCCTAGTCCTCCTTTTATTCCATGTGCTATACATGGCGAATAAGCAATTACTATTGCTGGACCATCATATTCTTGAGCTTCTTTTAATGCTTTTAATGTTTGGTTTTGATTTGCACCCATAGAAATCTTAGCAACATAAATATCTCCATAACTCATCATTACTGAAGCTAAATCTTTTTTCTTTCTTCTTTTTCCATTATTAGTAAATTTAGCTACTGATGCAGTTGGCGATGACGATGAAGATTGCCCACCAGTATTTGAATAAACCTCTGTATCAAGTACTAACATTTTAATATTATCTCCAGTACCTAAAACATGATCAAGTCCTCCAAATCCAATATCATAAGCCCATCCATCTCCACCTATTACCCAAATAGATCTTTGATTTAGATAATATTTTAATTCAAGTATTTCTGATATTTCAGGATACATGCCAATATTTTCTTCTAATTTAGTTAATAATTCATCTTTAATTTTTTGTATCTCTGCTGCATTATTAACTATTTCTAGATATTTATTTAAAATCTCTCTTAGATTTTCATCTAATTCTTCTTTTTTACTTAAACTTTCTATTAGTTCAACTACTCTATATCTTAATTTTTCACTAGCTTGTAACATCCCATATCCATATTCTGCAGTATCTTCAAACAGTGAAGATGCCCATGCAGGTCCTTGGCCTTTATCATTAGTCGTATATGGTGTAGAAGGGGCATATCCTCCATATATAGATGAACAACCTGTTGAATTTGCTATCATCATTCTATCACCATAAAGTTGTGTTAGTAATTTAATATATGGTGTTTCTCCACAACCAGCACAAGCTCCTGAGAATTCAAATAAAGGTTTTGCAAATTGTGATCCTATTACAGTTTCCTTATTTACATACTCATCTTTGTACGTAACATGGTTATATAGATAATCTGCATTTTCTTTTTCACCTTTTTCTAATTGCTCCTCTATAGGTCTCATTACTAAAGCTTT harbors:
- a CDS encoding pilus assembly FimT family protein, whose product is MKNRGITLIEVVIYISLILITFFLSSRSYLRFLEKEKLKKEVIEITSVFRKYQKRSEILEEYIPIYFDLENREILFGKSRINLSKDFKYLSKNKSESDNFERYFTKKGNLNKGFTLIILDKSGKLLAEISFDNSNSLSYPVINVKGVSI
- a CDS encoding ComEC/Rec2 family competence protein; the protein is MKKYLYVFCIFILFSFFYYSRFDIRDIQYGLIYSVNVKVSGKSMEVIKINGKFIDRKIYLKNNENLKFGMYNLLYVWENEKKGHVLSSKPGYFNRYRQYIIGVIDKSYENYETKALAKAVIIGDKSELDKSLIKKFSYIGIMHLITISGLHIALIAGIIKDKYLSFIFITIYSFLIGFSASVRRVYLMKFLSFFGLNNSDVYIVSLLVLLLYNFSNIFDSGFVFTFMSVFVIIFIYPLIKASNHSSYFKYIYFNLCIQIALLPFNYYFSKNIPIFTFIANLVMIPVFTLMIEMFFINFILSLFGIYTFSFLVEKYYSLLIELVKYISSLKYISIEIKEVNISIFIGLILISVYIFFGIWKEH